Part of the Oxyura jamaicensis isolate SHBP4307 breed ruddy duck chromosome 28 unlocalized genomic scaffold, BPBGC_Ojam_1.0 oxy28_random_OJ72831, whole genome shotgun sequence genome is shown below.
gggggggcagcacccacCTGATGGGCCCGTGGCACTGGTTCTCCACGTCCTCCAGCAGGCGGGGGGGGGCCACCTCCTTGCAGAAGTAGTGGTGGGCGTCCGCCGTCAGGCGGTAGTAGCCGTCGATGAGCGCCACGAAGGAGCGAGCTTCCCGCAGCGTGGGGAACTCCACCTCCTAGGGCAGGGGGAAGGTGAGTGCCCCCCCCGCCTCCAAAACCCTCCCCCGTGTCGTTgtcccccccccgtgccccctccccggctcACCAGCACCCTGTTGTCCGTCTTGGTGAGGGTGACGATGCGGTTCTCCACGGGGCTGCCGTCCCGGCTCGCCTGCTTGATGCTGACGTCGGCGATGTCGGGGAAGTCACAAAAGTGCTGGCGGCTCTGCGGGGACACCGGCGGGGGCTGCCCTCTGCGTCCCCCCTCACCCTATAACCAgacgcccccccccgccccccccccagcttcgcccccccccccccccaaaaaaaaaaccccatCCCCGGCACCTCGGAGCTGCCGCAGCTCCAGGAGACGCCGTTCTCGCCGGCCACGTGGATGGTGATGTTGGCGTCGGGGCCGCGCACGGCGAAGCTCTCCTCGGCCCAGCGCCGCTGCAGCCGCTCCAGGTCCAGCAGGTATTTGAGCTTCAGGTGGCGCCCGTCCGCCTGGCACCCCCCGATCCTGCGCAGGGACTTGCTGAAGCGGCGGCGGATGCGCTTGCGGGTgaggaagctgtgctgctggatcTGGCACCGCAGCGGCTCGGGGATGCACGACTTgtagctggggaggggagggggagatgATGGGGGAGGTCAGGGTAACCCCCAGTCCCCGGACCCTGCCCAGCCCCCGTGGTCCCCGCTCACCTGACGCAGCTGAAGACCTCGTCGGGGCTCTGCCGCTTCTCCTTGGCGATGCGCAGCATGTCCAGCACGGCCAGGCTCAGGCACTGCTCCTGCCTCGGCAGGCTCAGCGCCACCTCCACGCGGCCCCCGATGAAGTCGCTGCGGGACTGGGGATGCGGCAGCAGCTCGGTGGGGGCCCCCCCGGAgagccccctgctccctgccagccccggccacgcaccgggggctgcagccagcacagctccgATGCGCCCCGAGACCCCCGGGCCGCGCACGAGGCTGTGGCAGGTAACgtgtgtgccccccccccgcagctAAAGGGAGCACCAACGTGTCCCctgctgacccccccccccccattgtGCAGGGCTGCCCAGCTCCATGCCCGGGTGTCACATCCTGCCCCAGGCTCTGGCTCTGGGTGGGGGACGGGGACGCCGGCGCGGGCTCACCTGGGCAAACAGGTAATCGATGACGGGGTAGTCCAGCACGGGGCTGGCCCGGTCACTCAGCAGCTGGAAGCGGTGCGACTGCCCCAGTCCGCACCAGTTGGGGAAGAAGAACCTGGTGGGGGCGACGGGCAAGGCTCAGGGCCACGTCCCCTGCGGCACAGCCCCTATCAGCCACCAGAGAGTCCCCAGGGGCCGCGTCCCCGCAGCCCGTACCTGATCCTGTACACCACGACCTGGCTGCGGGCATCCTCGACGGTGAAGAGGTGGTTGGGGGGGTACCAGCAGCTCAGGTCCTCGGTGGCCAGGGCGAAGAGCGGGTGGCAGACGGGCAGCACGCCTGGGGAcgggcagagaggagctgtcCCCGGGGCCATGACCACCCGGGGACGGTGCCTGGCCAGCAGGCACGGGGCCGGTGCTCACCGCAGGCTTTGGCGGCGTGGACGCACAGCTCCTCGGCCGTGTACTCGCCGAAGGTGAAGGTGAGGACGCCGGCGGAGtcggggggggcgcggggggtgGGCGCCCGGTGGTAGAGGTACACCTGCAGCGTGCCGGGCTCGGTGGAGGAGAGGCTGCACGAGCGCTCCCCGATCAGCGGGGTCTCCTCGCCCAGCGGGGCCATGGCAGGCGCTGCGAGGACAGGGGGTCCCCGATGAGACCTTTGGGATCCTTCTCTCCCTGGGGTTAAACCCCGCAGCATCCCTAGGGCTGGGACCAGCTGCCCGCCGCCCTGCGCTTGGGGTgcaggtggggaaactgaggcaggcaGATGTTTTGCTTTAGGGCGTGCGGACGGCCCCAGCCCTTGCCACAGCCGCTCCGCATCGCTCAGCCCCGGGGTGGGCGCTCACCCCCAGGTGTGGGCCACCGTGAGGAGGATGCGGCTCCATCCCCGTGCCCAGGTGGGGTGCCCAGACCCCAATAACCCCCCCGTGCCATCCCGGTGCCCCGAGGTACCTGCACCGTCCCGGTGGCCTCGCTGGTGCTGCGTGTTCCGGCCCCAGGaccgggcagggctggggtttcTGGGCTGCGTAGGTGGCTGCGAGCAAAGAGAGAGCGTCAAAAAGTCCCCTTGGTGACTTCCTTCCTGCCCACAGCGActctgagcagccagggacTTCCTGAcgagagagggggagaggggtgggggggccTCCAAGGAGCCCAGGGGCAGAAGAGGGGCACCCGGCTTGGCCGGAGGCACCCCGCTGATCCCACCCGGCGCCGTGGTGCCGCTGGGATGGGTGCTGAGCATCCTGCCCCTCATGCTGCCCCCCGACCGAGGTGCTGTCCCCATGCACCCTGcgctccccctgccctgttCGCAGCCCCCCAGGGTGGGCTCAGCCCCCCATGGCTGGGAGCTGTATGCCCACAGGACCCCAGgtgcccagccccggggccgtgcGGCTCCGCACGTAACCGCCGGCGGATGTGGGGGGGATCCAGCAGCCGCCCTGCGTTgggtttttcccctttctgctgcTCAAAAAGCACGGCAGGGAGTGGGGTCCTGCCCCTTGGGGACGAGGCCACCAGGGATGCTTTGTCACTGCAGCCAGACCCTGGGGACCAGGGACCCTGCGCCGTGCCAGGGCACGAGGAACTGCCCCGCGGTGGCACCGAGCCGCTCCTTGGAGGGGACGTTGCCtggtcctggctctgtccccaaGGCTGGGGCTCTTCCTGGGTCACAGCCCCACTGTTTCAGGCGCGGGGACAACCTGTCCGGGATGGGACAAAGCAGTGCTTGTGCCTGGGAACGAGGAAGCTGGGCCAGACGCGGTGTCCCCGCACCCCAGTGGGCAGAGCCACCCCACGGTCTCCACGCTCAGGCCACCAGCGCTTGGCCTTGGACTcggggccggatcctgcacGCCACGGGACCTGGGTGGGTGGCAGGGAAGGGGTTATCGCCACGGCCCCCGCCGGCTCCACGTCCCTCCCCGGTGCCTaatcctgcctcctgcctggccCCGTGGCCAGCCCCTCGCCCCTCCGGCACAGCAGCGCCCGCCGAGCCCGCAGCAGCCTCAGCGCTCAGCCCTGCGCCGGCCGGATCCTGGCCAAGTCCTTGGGGGAG
Proteins encoded:
- the LOC118158500 gene encoding tyrosine-protein kinase JAK3-like — encoded protein: MAPLGEETPLIGERSCSLSSTEPGTLQVYLYHRAPTPRAPPDSAGVLTFTFGEYTAEELCVHAAKACGVLPVCHPLFALATEDLSCWYPPNHLFTVEDARSQVVVYRIRFFFPNWCGLGQSHRFQLLSDRASPVLDYPVIDYLFAQSRSDFIGGRVEVALSLPRQEQCLSLAVLDMLRIAKEKRQSPDEVFSCVSYKSCIPEPLRCQIQQHSFLTRKRIRRRFSKSLRRIGGCQADGRHLKLKYLLDLERLQRRWAEESFAVRGPDANITIHVAGENGVSWSCGSSESRQHFCDFPDIADVSIKQASRDGSPVENRIVTLTKTDNRVLEVEFPTLREARSFVALIDGYYRLTADAHHYFCKEVAPPRLLEDVENQCHGPISSEFAVHKLKAAGGRPGLFLLRRSPQDFDSYLLTVCA